The sequence CCCAATACCGGTGAAAACTGATTTGCTAAATGCGGACATACAGTCATAATTACAAAGAACAAAGCCAAAAGCATCGTAGATTGTCCGGTGTGGATCCCCAGATCCGCATTCCGAAATACCATAAGGCATAATAAAACTACTACACCCACAATACTATTCTCATTTCCAAATAAGATACTGAAAATAGTAACAAATAAAAAACAAAATGCCATTGTAACAGCTATCTTTACCAAATATACCAGTATATGATATGATTTTTCTTTCACTGTTTCACTCTTTTTCAACAGATTTTTAGAACCTGCCTGATTTAACTGCAATTCCTGATAAAATGTCATGTAATTCCTCCTCTATCTGTTTTTCTTAAACTTATATGGCCTCATCTTTCTGTATTGGAAGCTCTACAACAAATCTGCATCCACCATATTCACGGTTTTCTGCTTTGATTGTTCCTCCGGCACTATCTACAATCCGTTTTACAAGTGCAAGACCTAGGCCATTTCCTTCTGCTTTATGAGATCCATCTACCTGATAGAACTTGTCAAATATTCTGGATTTTACATCATCCTCTATTCCTGGTCCTTCATCTTCCAGAATGAACTTAACAGAATCCTGTTCTTGTTTCAGAAACATCGTAATTGTCCCCTTTGATGGGCTGAACTTAATCGCATTATCCAAAAGATTTATCCAGATATGCATAAAAAGTCCTTCATTCCCAGTATATTTAACTTCCTCCAGCTCTACCTGAAAACCAATTTCTTTTTCTGTCCATTTTGTTTCCAATGAAAGAAATGCCTGGCGGATCTGTTCATCCAGACGATATTCTGTTTTTTTCATTGGTATATTCTGATTCTCTAACTTGGATAACAGCAAAATATTTCCAACCAATCCGGAAAGTCTTTGGGTGTTAAATAAGATTTTTTCTACATATTCCTCTTGATCCGGAGACAGTTCTTCTCCCTGAAGCAGCATTGTATATCCTTCAATGGCATTAATCGGGGTCTTAAACTCATGAGAAACATTAGATACAAAATCCATCTGCAGCACCTCTGTTGCACGAAGTTCTTTTGTCATAACGTTAAAACTTTGATAAGATTCTCCAACTTCTGCTATACGGCTGTTCGTTTCCAAATGCTGTTCAAAATCTCCCCGAGAAACTTCCTTCATTGCTTTACTAAGCCTAGTAATTGGTTCCAGTAACTTTGCATTAATAAAGGAAGTGATCAGCCCTGCAATCAATGTATTGAAAATCAAAAGCCAGCCAAGCACAGGTATACTGCCCGGCAGATTAAAAAAATGATTCAAAATAGCAAATAATAAAGCAGATATAACTGTTGAAAATACAAGTGCCAGCCAGATTGCACCAGTCAGACAGGATCGGATCCGCAATCCTTTTTCTTTCTTTTGTTCCATTATTTTTTCACCACCTTGTATCCAATTCCACGCATTGTTACGATTTCAAAATCAGGGTTATCTTTAAAACGCTCTCTGATTCTTCCTATATGTACCTCTATCGTATGTGGGTCTGCCTCCGTCTCGTATCCCCATACTTCATCCATCAACTGTTGTTTTGTAAATGTTCTGTCTGGCGAAGCTGCAAGCTTATATAAAAGCAGGAATTCTTTTTTAGGCAAAACAAGACTTTCCTTATCAGTTGTAACCGTCATTGCATCATAATCAAACTCTGTTGAACCGATCACAATTTTGTGTTCATTCAGTATCTGTGCACGGCGAAGCAGTGCTCCGACTCTTAAAACCATTTCATTCACATTTACCGGTTTTACCATATAATCGTCACTTCCCGAAAGAAATCCCTGGCGCATATCATCAAAGGAACCTTTCGCAGTGATCATAAGCACTGGTATCTGATATCCTGCTGAACGAAGTTCTGACACCAGTTCATAGCCATCCATAACCGGCATCATAATATCAGAAATGATCAGATCAATATATTCCTTATCCAATACTTCTAATGCCTGTGCTCCATCCGATGCACTTTTGACTTGATATCCATTCTTCTCAAGCACTTTTTGGAATAGCTGGCTTAATTCTTTATCATCTTCTACAATCAATATTTGAAACACGTTTTCCTTCCTCCTTATTAAAACAGATACCTTGCCCATCCAAGCAGATGCTGTACCAAAAATATTTTTCTCTGACGCTTCTTTGTCAATTCAATTGGCTCTACATGATACGGATCACGATAGGTTCCATCTTCCAATACCTGTCGGGACACTCTTTCATATTCCATCATGCCCTCTTCCAACTGTTTATTAATATCTTTACTGCGAATTACAAGCATCAGTTCCGTATCCAGATATGCACTTCTCATGTCCATATTAAAGGAACCGATTACAGACAGATCATCGTCAATCAGAATACTTTTTCCGTGGTATGAATAACCGCCTTCATATTCCCAGATATTAATTCCTGTACTTAAGATTCTATTTCTGTTTTTCGCATAATCGGCAGCCCCAAATGGATTCCCATTATTCGCAACTGAATTTGTCATGATAGAAAAATCTGAAACGTTCTCTGCAATCTCCTCCCATGTATTATACATCATATCATTACAGATAATATATGGCGTGTGGATCTTCACACGATTTTTTGCATTTTTCATCAATTCTCCCAATTGATACCACACTACTGGTTCTTTGGAACCTGTGTGAATAGGATTTGACACTAATGCAATCTTTTCTGTCTCAAAAGTTTCGTCCGTGTAATCGGTATCGCAGATTCTTTCCTTATTCTCTTCAAAATATTTCTGATAGCCGTTCTGCAGCTCTAAAACTGCGTTCTTTACAGATTTTCTATTTGCCAGTTTTTTATTGTCATGAAAATAACCACTGTCTTCTTGTTCCCATATCGTTTCAAAATACTCTAACAACTGGTTAACTGAATTTTCTTTCTCAGGTTCATCGCAAACCACTAACACGTCTCTGTCAT is a genomic window of [Eubacterium] eligens ATCC 27750 containing:
- a CDS encoding response regulator transcription factor, with amino-acid sequence MGKVSVLIRRKENVFQILIVEDDKELSQLFQKVLEKNGYQVKSASDGAQALEVLDKEYIDLIISDIMMPVMDGYELVSELRSAGYQIPVLMITAKGSFDDMRQGFLSGSDDYMVKPVNVNEMVLRVGALLRRAQILNEHKIVIGSTEFDYDAMTVTTDKESLVLPKKEFLLLYKLAASPDRTFTKQQLMDEVWGYETEADPHTIEVHIGRIRERFKDNPDFEIVTMRGIGYKVVKK
- a CDS encoding phospholipase D family protein gives rise to the protein MKKYKICEILLVILAIFLCVAFYELIGICVAYKKQPEVSNTTKKETKNGSWNECSENTERAVIIEKNPEALLQRVRLIKNAKKEIILSTFAFKSDESGKLILGALHDAADRGVHIRLLVDGMESWIDMEGNPYFYGLSSHENVEIKLYNKANPLKPWKMMGRMHDKYLIADGKTYILGGRNTYNYFLGDFPGHKNYDRDVLVVCDEPEKENSVNQLLEYFETIWEQEDSGYFHDNKKLANRKSVKNAVLELQNGYQKYFEENKERICDTDYTDETFETEKIALVSNPIHTGSKEPVVWYQLGELMKNAKNRVKIHTPYIICNDMMYNTWEEIAENVSDFSIMTNSVANNGNPFGAADYAKNRNRILSTGINIWEYEGGYSYHGKSILIDDDLSVIGSFNMDMRSAYLDTELMLVIRSKDINKQLEEGMMEYERVSRQVLEDGTYRDPYHVEPIELTKKRQRKIFLVQHLLGWARYLF
- a CDS encoding HAMP domain-containing sensor histidine kinase, with amino-acid sequence MEQKKEKGLRIRSCLTGAIWLALVFSTVISALLFAILNHFFNLPGSIPVLGWLLIFNTLIAGLITSFINAKLLEPITRLSKAMKEVSRGDFEQHLETNSRIAEVGESYQSFNVMTKELRATEVLQMDFVSNVSHEFKTPINAIEGYTMLLQGEELSPDQEEYVEKILFNTQRLSGLVGNILLLSKLENQNIPMKKTEYRLDEQIRQAFLSLETKWTEKEIGFQVELEEVKYTGNEGLFMHIWINLLDNAIKFSPSKGTITMFLKQEQDSVKFILEDEGPGIEDDVKSRIFDKFYQVDGSHKAEGNGLGLALVKRIVDSAGGTIKAENREYGGCRFVVELPIQKDEAI